The following proteins come from a genomic window of Paenibacillus antri:
- the thiE gene encoding thiamine phosphate synthase: protein MKRLVDCKLYVITGEAYHPGREQLEVMEAAIRGGADIVQLRDKTSNRAALLAKAKALRALTRRLGALFVVNDDLEVALEAEADGVHLGQDDLAIGEARRLAGSRLLIGISTHNLAQALEAERAGADYIGVGPVYPTPTKPGRPPVTTSYVAEAAARIRIPFFAIGGISPETADDVLAAGARRLCAVSAVVGSADPAGVCRALKRHIAEWEARDAGGEPEAEGVRVTVNGRDVAVRSVTLRALAESLGLDSMRVMAERNGEAVPRADWAQVAIRDGDRIEFVHFVGGG, encoded by the coding sequence TTGAAGCGGCTCGTCGATTGCAAGCTGTATGTCATTACGGGGGAAGCGTATCATCCGGGCCGGGAGCAACTCGAGGTGATGGAGGCGGCGATCCGGGGCGGCGCGGACATCGTGCAGCTTCGGGATAAGACGTCGAACCGCGCGGCGCTGCTCGCCAAGGCGAAGGCGCTGCGGGCGCTGACTCGCCGCTTAGGCGCGCTATTCGTCGTCAACGACGATCTGGAGGTAGCGCTCGAGGCCGAGGCGGACGGGGTCCATCTCGGGCAGGACGATCTGGCGATCGGCGAAGCCCGGCGTCTGGCGGGGAGCCGCCTGCTGATCGGCATCTCGACGCACAACCTTGCTCAGGCGTTGGAGGCGGAACGGGCGGGCGCGGACTATATCGGCGTAGGCCCGGTCTACCCGACCCCGACGAAGCCGGGCCGTCCGCCCGTGACGACGTCGTACGTGGCCGAAGCGGCCGCGCGGATTCGGATTCCGTTCTTCGCGATCGGCGGCATCTCGCCCGAGACGGCGGACGACGTGTTGGCCGCGGGCGCGCGGCGGCTGTGCGCCGTCTCCGCCGTCGTCGGCAGCGCCGATCCGGCGGGCGTATGCCGGGCGTTGAAGCGGCATATCGCCGAGTGGGAGGCGCGGGACGCCGGCGGGGAGCCGGAGGCGGAGGGCGTGCGGGTGACCGTGAACGGCCGAGACGTCGCGGTGCGGTCCGTCACGCTGCGAGCGCTGGCCGAGTCGCTCGGGCTCGACTCCATGCGCGTCATGGCGGAGCGGAACGGCGAGGCGGTGCCGCGCGCGGACTGGGCGCAGGTCGCGATCCGGGACGGCGATCGGATCGAATTCGTGCATTTCGTCGGGGGAGGGTGA
- a CDS encoding thiazole synthase, which yields MKEANGNAPFTIGGVTLRSRLFLGTGRYPSPAVLRRALEASGAHVLTFAVRRVDLEAPREDDPTLRLTEDKDFVYLPNTSGSSTADEAVRLARLAREAGLGSWVKVEISVHPRLLLPDPVETLKATERLVREGFTVLPYTSDDPMLCARLAEAGAAAVMPGGSPIGTGLGILNPYHLSWIAEECPVPVIVDAGLGSAADAAQAMELGADGILVNTPVALARDPVAMAEAMRLGVEAGLLSRRAGRIPRKPYASASSAADGGLFPAAPGGGAG from the coding sequence ATGAAGGAAGCGAACGGGAACGCGCCGTTCACGATCGGCGGCGTAACGCTGCGGTCGCGGCTGTTTCTCGGGACGGGGCGGTACCCGAGTCCGGCCGTGCTGCGGCGGGCGCTCGAAGCGTCGGGGGCGCATGTCCTCACCTTCGCCGTCCGGCGGGTCGATCTGGAGGCGCCGCGGGAGGACGATCCGACCTTGCGGCTGACGGAGGACAAGGACTTCGTGTATTTGCCGAATACGTCGGGATCGTCGACGGCGGACGAAGCGGTGCGCCTCGCGCGGCTCGCCCGCGAGGCCGGACTCGGCAGCTGGGTCAAGGTCGAGATCAGCGTTCATCCGCGGCTGCTGCTGCCCGACCCGGTCGAGACGCTGAAGGCGACGGAGCGGCTCGTTCGGGAAGGGTTTACGGTGCTGCCGTATACGTCGGACGATCCGATGCTGTGCGCGCGGCTCGCGGAAGCGGGGGCGGCCGCCGTCATGCCCGGCGGCTCCCCGATCGGGACGGGGCTGGGCATTCTGAATCCGTACCATCTAAGCTGGATCGCGGAAGAATGCCCCGTCCCGGTCATTGTCGACGCCGGCTTAGGCTCGGCGGCGGACGCGGCGCAGGCGATGGAGCTCGGAGCGGACGGCATCCTCGTGAATACGCCCGTCGCGTTGGCTCGCGACCCGGTGGCGATGGCCGAGGCGATGCGGCTCGGCGTCGAAGCGGGGCTGCTGTCGAGGCGCGCGGGGCGCATCCCGCGGAAGCCGTACGCATCGGCCAGCAGCGCGGCGGACGGCGGGCTGTTCCCCGCCGCGCCCGGAGGGGGCGCCGGATGA